In Gimesia benthica, a single window of DNA contains:
- a CDS encoding TlpA disulfide reductase family protein yields MRHRHGIMMIAAGLLSLTQFGCGGGDSPAPQTADNKLDGKLEAAPADAKPLQKTPSAKITQVSQTGPALKPNANAIQTASLERDKRDMDDLDGDDESLADEEVKISELKEGSAEWNVREITRLRVLALPKTDNVEELKQARAARNQKIIQLAMEAVKQTHADKEKQRLFTVCIRHLLDAHLQMALQGDQESIDALYDHSESLYKRDPNSPSAAEAGFTVAKFANTSAQRFAQQDPRWIEEFVKQARLFATRFPQENIRAPQMLQAAAETCQLYGLNQSALDCCLDLETRFPKSNETAQVAGLSRRLKLKGQPIQLAGETIEGGYVSIDDYKGSVVLVVFWSTTAKPFIEQLPEIQALSKKYRKYGFEIVGVNLDLEEPAIDAFQEKSPLDWRQIFYSARDKRGWNNPAALHYGVRSVPMMMLVDHTGITEVVTSDVKLLEEPLRSLLRKKTQASAQ; encoded by the coding sequence ATGAGGCATCGACACGGTATCATGATGATAGCAGCGGGCCTGTTATCGCTGACTCAATTTGGTTGTGGTGGCGGAGATTCCCCTGCTCCACAGACGGCGGACAATAAACTGGACGGCAAGCTGGAAGCGGCTCCGGCCGATGCAAAACCTCTCCAGAAAACGCCGAGTGCCAAAATCACTCAGGTTTCACAAACCGGTCCTGCACTCAAGCCAAATGCAAATGCGATTCAGACGGCAAGCCTGGAACGTGATAAACGCGATATGGACGATCTGGATGGTGACGATGAGTCACTGGCCGATGAGGAAGTCAAGATTTCCGAGCTGAAGGAAGGTTCCGCCGAATGGAACGTACGCGAGATCACGCGTCTGCGTGTACTGGCCCTGCCGAAAACTGACAACGTTGAAGAACTGAAGCAGGCCCGTGCCGCCCGCAATCAGAAAATCATTCAACTGGCGATGGAAGCTGTAAAGCAGACACACGCTGACAAAGAAAAACAGCGGTTGTTTACCGTCTGTATCCGACATCTGCTGGATGCCCATTTACAGATGGCATTGCAGGGAGATCAGGAAAGTATCGACGCTCTGTATGATCATTCCGAGTCTCTTTATAAACGCGATCCGAATTCTCCTTCCGCTGCGGAAGCTGGCTTCACCGTCGCGAAATTTGCGAATACCAGTGCACAGCGTTTTGCGCAGCAGGACCCGCGCTGGATTGAAGAGTTCGTCAAGCAGGCTCGTCTGTTCGCCACCCGTTTTCCCCAGGAAAATATCCGGGCACCACAGATGTTGCAGGCCGCTGCAGAAACCTGTCAGCTGTACGGTTTGAATCAGTCAGCCCTGGACTGCTGTCTCGATCTGGAAACCAGGTTCCCCAAAAGCAATGAGACCGCACAGGTCGCCGGACTGTCTCGTCGTCTGAAGCTGAAAGGACAGCCGATTCAGCTGGCCGGAGAGACCATTGAAGGTGGTTATGTCTCCATCGACGATTACAAAGGGAGCGTGGTGCTGGTCGTGTTCTGGTCGACAACTGCCAAACCCTTTATTGAACAGCTGCCTGAGATCCAGGCCCTCTCCAAGAAGTACCGCAAATACGGTTTTGAAATCGTAGGCGTCAACCTGGACCTGGAGGAACCAGCCATCGATGCTTTCCAGGAGAAGTCACCACTCGACTGGCGTCAGATCTTCTACTCAGCTCGTGACAAGCGGGGCTGGAACAACCCGGCCGCACTGCACTACGGCGTACGTAGTGTGCCAATGATGATGCTGGTGGATCACACGGGGATTACCGAAGTGGTTACTTCCGATGTGAAACTGCTGGAAGAACCTCTGCGATCACTGCTGAGAAAGAAAACACAGGCGAGTGCCCAGTAG
- the nagB gene encoding glucosamine-6-phosphate deaminase yields MATDISRSARITPKSKFVRHTKVPTQIFETSSDLAKFVASVVADLVRKKNEQNIPAVLGLPTGSTPLGVYRELIRMHNEEGLDFSNVITFNLDEYWPMDPDSIHSYHKFMHENFFDHVNVKQENIHIPRGDIAAEDVDIFCEEYERLIESYGGLDLQLLGIGRSGHIGFNEPGSARNSLTRLVNLDPITRRDAASGFFGEDNVPHHAITMGVGSILSAKKIIIMALGEHKASVVKRAAEMEVTDEVSASFLQTHANSLFAVDSAAAAELTAVKTPWIVGNIEWNSQLEKKAVIWLSNEVGKPLLKLETDDFLHNHLHQLIHKYGSVAQIRQRVFDGLLEGICTRPAGTEPQRVIVFSPHPDDDVISMGGTLITLADQGHEVYIAYMTSGNIAVFDHDALRHLDFVHEFHKLFHADDTKVLSHIEALKESIASKNAGDLDNAEMLGIKGLIRKTEATAGAQAAGVPEEHLRFLDLPFYNTGQVSKKPIGEDDIAIVADLLREVRPHQIYVAGDLSDPHGTHRVCAEAVINAVDVVKSEEITPEFWMYRGAWEEYEPHEIERAVPLSPEVVLRKREAIFKHESQKDSAFYPGSDKREFWVRAEDRTRNTAKIYNQLGLPEYFAIEAFKQYHGEL; encoded by the coding sequence ATGGCCACTGATATCTCACGCTCTGCACGCATCACACCGAAATCCAAATTTGTCAGGCACACGAAAGTCCCTACTCAGATTTTCGAGACCTCTTCCGATCTGGCGAAGTTTGTAGCCTCTGTTGTTGCGGATCTGGTTCGCAAAAAGAATGAACAGAATATCCCAGCGGTCCTGGGACTACCGACCGGTTCGACTCCGTTGGGCGTCTATCGCGAACTGATCCGGATGCATAACGAAGAAGGCCTGGATTTCTCGAACGTGATCACGTTCAACCTGGATGAATACTGGCCCATGGATCCGGACTCGATCCACAGCTATCACAAGTTCATGCATGAGAATTTCTTCGATCATGTGAATGTGAAACAGGAAAATATTCATATCCCCCGTGGTGATATTGCCGCTGAAGACGTAGACATTTTCTGTGAAGAGTATGAGCGTCTGATCGAGAGTTACGGTGGTCTGGACCTACAACTACTGGGTATTGGTCGCTCCGGTCATATCGGGTTCAACGAGCCGGGAAGTGCGCGAAACAGTCTGACGCGACTGGTCAACCTCGATCCAATTACCCGTCGCGATGCCGCCAGCGGCTTCTTTGGCGAAGACAACGTGCCCCATCATGCGATTACGATGGGGGTCGGAAGTATTCTCTCGGCTAAGAAGATTATCATCATGGCGCTGGGAGAGCATAAGGCGTCGGTGGTCAAGCGGGCCGCGGAAATGGAAGTCACTGATGAGGTTTCCGCCAGCTTCCTGCAGACACATGCTAATTCTTTATTCGCGGTCGATAGTGCCGCAGCCGCTGAATTGACTGCGGTGAAAACTCCCTGGATCGTCGGAAATATTGAGTGGAACTCCCAATTGGAGAAGAAAGCCGTCATCTGGCTCTCCAACGAAGTTGGCAAGCCTCTTCTGAAACTGGAAACTGACGATTTCCTGCACAACCACCTGCACCAGCTGATCCACAAGTACGGTTCCGTGGCTCAGATTCGTCAACGGGTATTCGACGGACTCCTGGAAGGCATCTGCACCCGGCCTGCGGGGACCGAGCCCCAGCGGGTGATCGTCTTCAGCCCCCATCCGGACGATGATGTGATTTCGATGGGCGGGACTTTAATCACGCTGGCTGATCAGGGGCATGAAGTTTATATCGCCTACATGACCAGTGGAAATATCGCCGTATTCGATCACGATGCTTTGCGGCACCTGGATTTCGTGCATGAATTCCACAAACTGTTCCATGCCGATGACACCAAGGTTCTGTCCCACATCGAAGCCTTGAAAGAGAGCATCGCCAGCAAGAATGCGGGTGACCTGGATAATGCCGAGATGCTGGGAATCAAAGGACTGATCCGCAAAACAGAGGCGACTGCGGGCGCCCAGGCAGCCGGAGTACCGGAAGAACATCTGCGTTTCCTGGACCTTCCCTTCTACAACACGGGACAAGTTTCTAAGAAGCCGATTGGCGAAGATGACATTGCGATCGTCGCCGATCTGTTACGCGAAGTACGGCCGCACCAGATTTATGTGGCTGGAGACCTGTCCGATCCGCATGGTACGCACCGCGTCTGTGCCGAAGCGGTGATCAATGCCGTGGATGTGGTTAAGTCTGAAGAAATCACTCCCGAATTCTGGATGTACCGTGGTGCCTGGGAAGAGTACGAACCGCACGAAATTGAGCGAGCTGTTCCGCTGAGTCCTGAAGTCGTCCTGCGAAAACGGGAAGCGATCTTCAAGCATGAGTCACAGAAGGACAGTGCTTTTTACCCGGGAAGCGATAAACGTGAATTCTGGGTGCGTGCTGAGGACCGAACCCGCAATACGGCAAAGATTTACAATCAGCTGGGCCTGCCCGAATACTTTGCGATTGAAGCATTCAAGCAGTATCACGGTGAGCTCTAA
- a CDS encoding PIG-L deacetylase family protein: MANQAESLRILAIHAHPDDIEIQCAGTLARLKNLGCHITMATMTAGDCGSAEMGPVEIANVRRAEAQKAADMLGADYMCLEFRDLAIIVDNESRRRVTEAVRKARPDIVLTAPPVDYMSDHEMTSRLVRDACFGASAPNYTTHEIQPAPPTEKIPHLYYVDPIEGCDYFGNPIEPQFIIDISETFDLKIKMLACHESQRAWLRKQHGLDEYLDGTERWSASRGEQIGVKYGEAFVQHCGHPYPHSNLLKELLESK; this comes from the coding sequence ATGGCAAATCAGGCAGAATCTCTGCGAATTCTTGCGATTCACGCCCATCCAGACGATATCGAAATCCAGTGTGCGGGTACTTTGGCCCGGCTGAAAAACCTGGGATGTCATATTACCATGGCCACCATGACCGCCGGCGATTGTGGCAGTGCAGAAATGGGACCGGTTGAAATTGCCAACGTCCGTCGAGCCGAAGCCCAGAAAGCAGCTGACATGCTCGGGGCAGACTACATGTGCCTCGAATTTCGGGACCTCGCGATCATTGTCGACAACGAATCCCGCCGGCGGGTCACTGAAGCAGTGCGCAAAGCCCGGCCGGACATCGTCTTAACGGCTCCCCCAGTCGACTACATGAGCGATCACGAAATGACCAGTCGTCTCGTGCGAGATGCCTGTTTTGGTGCGTCAGCGCCCAACTACACCACTCACGAAATTCAGCCGGCTCCGCCCACGGAAAAAATTCCGCATCTGTATTATGTTGATCCGATCGAAGGTTGCGATTATTTTGGTAACCCGATCGAACCACAGTTTATCATCGATATTTCTGAAACTTTTGATCTTAAGATTAAAATGCTGGCCTGTCACGAAAGCCAGCGGGCCTGGTTAAGAAAACAGCATGGCCTGGACGAATATCTTGATGGCACCGAGCGTTGGTCCGCTTCCCGTGGCGAACAGATCGGTGTAAAATACGGCGAAGCCTTCGTACAACACTGCGGCCATCCATACCCTCACAGCAACCTGCTCAAGGAACTGCTGGAGAGTAAATAA
- a CDS encoding MFS transporter → MTDQDEPKLTSYGTPTRARFMVLTLLCLVAAVAYISRNAISVPAKLIQEELDITQTQMGWVMSAFFWSYALSQIPSGWIAHVWGTRRSLTAFAVLWSIATALTGMVTGFWMLIGVRLIFGISQAGIFPCCASTISKWLPHARRGLASGLLGSFMSIGSAFGAFSIGLLLAGIHVGGIDIPGVSWRTIMYLCAVPSFMWAVVFYYWFRDRPEDHPAVNPAELHLIRGDEPETPTEETKSVPKETHADPTPWGQILTSFSMWMICGQQFFRAAGNIFYMTWFPVYLQKARDISLASSGILTSLPLLTFVVGNFLGGIVVDLVLQRTGSRRWSRQGVAIVAMLGCGLCTLCAYFVKEMNLAMTLISISMFFAGLGGACGYTVTIDKGGQHVAPIFGMMNMMGNLGAALLPVVVGAMFDAGRYESVLILMAGIYVSAALCWMLLNPNGTVFKEKREAAQT, encoded by the coding sequence GTGACTGATCAGGATGAGCCGAAACTGACTTCGTATGGAACACCGACGCGTGCCCGCTTTATGGTACTGACACTATTGTGTCTGGTGGCAGCGGTGGCTTACATCAGCCGGAATGCGATTTCGGTGCCCGCCAAACTGATCCAGGAAGAGCTTGATATCACTCAGACGCAGATGGGCTGGGTGATGAGTGCCTTTTTCTGGAGCTACGCGCTGTCACAGATTCCGAGTGGCTGGATTGCCCATGTGTGGGGAACGCGACGATCGCTGACCGCGTTTGCCGTCCTGTGGTCAATTGCAACGGCGCTGACCGGAATGGTAACCGGGTTCTGGATGCTGATTGGCGTGCGGTTGATCTTTGGGATTTCGCAGGCGGGGATCTTTCCCTGTTGTGCTAGTACGATTTCGAAGTGGTTGCCCCATGCCCGACGCGGTCTGGCCAGTGGTCTGCTGGGCAGTTTCATGTCAATCGGCAGTGCCTTTGGTGCATTCAGCATCGGTTTGCTGCTGGCGGGGATTCATGTTGGAGGCATTGATATACCCGGGGTTTCCTGGCGGACGATTATGTATCTCTGCGCGGTGCCGAGCTTTATGTGGGCGGTCGTGTTTTACTACTGGTTCCGTGATCGTCCTGAAGATCACCCGGCGGTGAATCCGGCCGAGTTGCATCTCATTCGCGGGGATGAGCCGGAGACGCCAACAGAAGAGACGAAATCGGTTCCAAAGGAAACACACGCCGATCCGACACCCTGGGGGCAGATCCTGACCAGCTTTTCGATGTGGATGATCTGTGGGCAGCAGTTTTTCCGGGCGGCAGGGAATATTTTCTATATGACGTGGTTTCCCGTCTATCTGCAGAAGGCGCGGGATATCAGCCTGGCCTCTTCCGGCATTTTGACCAGTCTTCCGCTGCTGACGTTCGTGGTGGGGAATTTTCTGGGGGGGATCGTGGTGGATCTGGTGCTGCAACGAACCGGGAGCCGTCGCTGGAGTCGGCAGGGAGTCGCGATAGTCGCCATGCTGGGCTGCGGGCTGTGTACGCTGTGTGCCTATTTTGTGAAAGAGATGAATCTGGCGATGACACTGATTTCGATCAGTATGTTCTTCGCGGGGCTGGGGGGCGCCTGCGGTTACACGGTGACGATCGATAAAGGGGGCCAGCATGTGGCGCCGATCTTCGGGATGATGAATATGATGGGCAATCTGGGAGCCGCCCTGCTCCCGGTTGTGGTAGGGGCGATGTTTGATGCGGGCCGGTATGAATCAGTGCTGATTCTGATGGCGGGCATTTATGTGAGTGCCGCGTTGTGCTGGATGCTGCTCAATCCGAATGGAACCGTATTTAAAGAAAAACGGGAAGCAGCACAGACGTAA
- a CDS encoding dihydrodipicolinate synthase family protein, with protein sequence MAGMIRGVLPVLHTPLLEDETIDRDALAREIDWCYEVGADGVCGAMVSEVLRLTYEERGELTRLMAELSKGRGVVVASVGAESTRQALVYARQAEEEGCDAVMAIPPVTTAIPEAALWDYFATIARECALPLIVQDASSYVGNAISIDFYRRLLDEFGAEKIRFKPEASPIGPNLSALRDATAGQALIYDGSGGILLVDAYRRGITGTMPGVDLLDGIVALWNALRAGDDRATYRISFPISALVALQLQAGLDGFLAIEKYLLVKRGIFTSAQRCTPHAWDLDEETQAEVDRLFDLLMQALADE encoded by the coding sequence ATGGCCGGAATGATTCGAGGAGTGCTGCCGGTACTGCATACGCCGCTCCTGGAGGATGAGACGATCGATCGGGACGCTTTGGCGCGGGAGATCGACTGGTGTTATGAAGTGGGAGCAGACGGTGTCTGTGGGGCGATGGTTTCGGAGGTACTGCGTCTGACCTATGAGGAGCGCGGGGAACTCACGCGGCTGATGGCAGAACTGTCAAAAGGACGCGGCGTGGTCGTCGCCAGCGTGGGAGCGGAGAGCACGCGTCAGGCACTGGTCTATGCACGACAGGCTGAAGAGGAAGGCTGCGACGCGGTGATGGCGATCCCCCCGGTGACGACGGCGATTCCAGAAGCGGCGCTGTGGGATTATTTCGCGACGATCGCACGCGAGTGTGCCCTGCCCCTGATTGTACAGGATGCGTCTTCTTATGTGGGGAACGCGATTTCCATCGACTTTTATCGTCGACTGCTGGATGAGTTCGGAGCGGAAAAAATCCGGTTCAAGCCGGAAGCGTCTCCCATTGGTCCGAACCTGTCGGCACTCCGCGATGCGACCGCAGGGCAGGCATTGATCTATGACGGTTCGGGCGGAATCCTGCTGGTGGACGCGTATCGGCGGGGAATTACGGGGACGATGCCGGGGGTGGATCTGCTGGATGGGATCGTGGCGCTGTGGAATGCGCTGCGGGCCGGAGATGACCGGGCGACGTATCGGATTTCGTTTCCGATCAGTGCGCTGGTGGCGCTGCAGTTACAGGCGGGGCTCGATGGGTTTCTGGCGATTGAGAAATACCTGCTGGTGAAGCGGGGAATCTTTACTTCGGCGCAGCGCTGCACGCCGCATGCGTGGGATCTGGATGAAGAAACACAGGCGGAAGTGGATCGACTGTTTGATCTATTGATGCAGGCGTTAGCAGACGAGTAA
- a CDS encoding alkaline ceramidase, giving the protein MNERALAAKTEAFFRGRIGVATVDITPPVGIYARNWGAAKHDVADWIHRKLTLNALVLCETDSQQPAVFLDGDLGWWRSLPTFRRFQSRLLEALKLDEASLIFGVTHTHASPPLTDPDPDLPASDMLAEFLEQVYEASVKVTLQAMKNATEAVVEWKTGRCELAGMRDLSDPDGERLICGWNPDEPADDTLVVGRISDLEGGLQAVIVNYACHPTTLAWENTAISPDYPGAMRETIQKTLGVPALFMQGASGELAPRYQYVGDPTVADRHGRQLAYAALATLENMDPPGTRLAYKGVMESGAPLAVWKHALVTPVSLLKRKKVTVEMQIKDWPTADELEQQRQACTDRALEERLRRRRNIRRGIGDGDTLELPIWVWRMGDTILVGSPTEAYSILQRTLRERFPERTIVCLNLINGTTGYLTPEELYDLDLYQVWQTPFARGGLEKLIAGMTEAIEEIIQD; this is encoded by the coding sequence ATGAATGAACGAGCTTTAGCAGCGAAAACAGAGGCGTTCTTTCGGGGACGGATCGGAGTGGCGACGGTGGACATCACCCCGCCGGTGGGGATCTATGCCCGGAACTGGGGAGCCGCGAAACACGACGTGGCGGACTGGATCCATCGCAAACTGACATTGAACGCGCTGGTACTCTGCGAAACCGATTCTCAGCAGCCGGCGGTGTTTCTGGATGGGGACCTGGGATGGTGGCGCTCGCTGCCGACGTTTCGCCGGTTTCAGTCAAGGTTGCTGGAGGCGCTCAAACTGGATGAGGCTTCGCTGATCTTCGGCGTCACGCACACGCATGCGTCGCCTCCGTTGACGGACCCCGATCCCGATCTGCCGGCGAGTGACATGCTGGCGGAGTTCCTGGAGCAGGTCTACGAAGCGTCGGTCAAGGTCACGCTGCAGGCGATGAAAAACGCGACCGAGGCGGTGGTGGAATGGAAGACCGGACGCTGCGAACTGGCGGGGATGCGGGATCTGTCCGACCCGGACGGGGAGCGATTGATCTGCGGCTGGAATCCTGATGAGCCCGCTGACGATACGCTGGTGGTCGGACGAATCAGCGATCTGGAGGGCGGGCTGCAGGCGGTGATCGTGAATTACGCCTGTCATCCGACGACGCTGGCGTGGGAGAACACGGCGATCTCGCCCGATTATCCCGGTGCGATGCGCGAGACGATTCAGAAGACGTTGGGGGTCCCTGCCCTGTTCATGCAGGGGGCATCGGGAGAGCTCGCGCCGCGGTATCAGTACGTGGGCGATCCTACGGTGGCGGATCGTCACGGGAGACAACTCGCGTATGCGGCACTGGCAACGCTGGAGAACATGGATCCTCCAGGCACGCGTCTGGCTTACAAGGGCGTAATGGAATCAGGCGCACCGCTGGCGGTGTGGAAGCATGCCCTGGTGACGCCGGTGAGTCTGTTGAAACGGAAGAAAGTCACCGTGGAGATGCAGATCAAAGACTGGCCGACCGCGGATGAACTGGAGCAGCAGCGACAGGCATGTACGGACCGGGCGCTGGAGGAACGTCTCAGGCGCAGGCGGAATATTCGTCGCGGGATCGGAGACGGCGATACTTTAGAGCTGCCGATCTGGGTCTGGCGAATGGGGGATACGATATTGGTAGGAAGCCCGACCGAAGCGTATTCGATTCTGCAACGAACGTTGCGAGAGCGGTTTCCCGAGCGGACGATTGTCTGTCTGAACCTGATCAATGGAACGACCGGTTACCTGACTCCGGAGGAACTGTATGACCTGGATCTGTACCAGGTGTGGCAGACGCCGTTTGCCCGAGGCGGACTGGAAAAGTTGATCGCGGGGATGACCGAGGCGATTGAAGAGATCATCCAGGACTGA
- a CDS encoding enolase C-terminal domain-like protein: MKIERIETLVCHARMRNWVFVKVITDQPGLFGWGEATLEWHTRGIVGTIEDLSQLLIGEDPRRVEYLWQMMWRQHFWHGSGVTRSTAIAGIDLALWDILGKIHGVPCHQLWGGPVRDYIRLYCHLGGGNMESFYQTSTDNAAQFAELAQQAVADGFTAFKSMAVPPTMPIEGLKPVKAADDCVAAMREAVGDEIDIMVDCHARPSPAMGLQFAQALDPYGLYFFEEPCWPESIESLARINAAVTTPIATGERLTHLAAFRDLFEKRGCEICQLDLTHCGGFTEARRIAALADAHRIALAPHNPQGPVSTAASLEFGFSQPSYIICESVHEDVPWRQDVVEEGFEIDPATRTVKPNTKPGLGISINEEEVKKHPFEQETVQRVFYQDGAIGDW, translated from the coding sequence ATGAAAATCGAACGCATCGAGACACTGGTGTGTCACGCCCGGATGAGAAACTGGGTGTTTGTGAAAGTGATCACCGATCAGCCTGGACTGTTCGGCTGGGGTGAAGCGACACTGGAGTGGCACACGCGGGGGATCGTGGGGACGATCGAGGATCTGTCCCAGCTGTTGATCGGCGAAGATCCCCGGCGGGTGGAATATCTGTGGCAGATGATGTGGCGCCAGCACTTCTGGCACGGGAGTGGCGTCACGCGGTCGACGGCGATTGCCGGTATCGATCTGGCGCTGTGGGACATCCTGGGGAAGATTCACGGCGTGCCCTGTCATCAGTTGTGGGGCGGCCCGGTGCGGGATTACATCCGGCTGTACTGTCATCTGGGGGGCGGCAATATGGAGTCGTTCTACCAGACGTCGACCGACAACGCGGCCCAGTTCGCAGAGCTGGCGCAGCAGGCGGTCGCGGACGGGTTCACGGCGTTCAAGTCGATGGCGGTGCCTCCCACGATGCCGATTGAAGGTCTGAAGCCTGTCAAAGCGGCTGATGACTGCGTTGCAGCGATGCGGGAAGCGGTGGGAGACGAGATCGACATCATGGTGGACTGCCATGCCCGCCCTTCACCGGCGATGGGGCTACAGTTCGCGCAGGCACTGGACCCGTATGGACTGTATTTCTTCGAAGAGCCGTGCTGGCCGGAATCGATCGAGAGCCTGGCGCGGATCAACGCCGCGGTGACGACGCCGATCGCGACGGGAGAGCGTTTGACGCATCTGGCGGCGTTCCGGGATCTGTTCGAAAAGCGGGGCTGCGAGATCTGTCAGCTGGACCTGACTCATTGTGGCGGGTTCACGGAAGCGCGGCGGATCGCAGCGCTGGCAGACGCGCACCGAATTGCGTTGGCGCCACATAATCCACAGGGGCCGGTGAGTACGGCGGCTTCGCTGGAGTTTGGATTTTCGCAGCCGAGCTACATCATCTGTGAGTCGGTGCACGAGGACGTACCCTGGCGTCAGGATGTGGTCGAGGAAGGTTTCGAGATTGATCCTGCGACGCGAACGGTGAAGCCGAACACTAAGCCGGGCCTGGGGATTTCGATCAACGAGGAAGAGGTCAAAAAGCATCCGTTCGAACAGGAGACGGTGCAGCGGGTCTTCTACCAGGACGGGGCCATCGGCGACTGGTAA
- a CDS encoding tetratricopeptide repeat protein: MAETEEEQPDQLLQGSPALQGERVVFTGTLASMTHHKAWEFVEQHGGQAAQHVSRQTTLLVVGEEGWPLEADGSPSVNLSQAQELIQEGTPIRIIKESDWLALIELRDPGVNMDQLYTPAMLTQMLNIPVGTIRRWERQGLIKPVRKIFRLPYFSFQEVASVRRLSQLLESGVHPRELEESLQHLGKVFNEIDAPLSQLTLLSQDAQLLLKDERGLIDPKQGQRVFDFGTEETEVPELAGEEEFEGTIEFTEHLKTPEVKDRSAEEWFQEGCQYLDAGEAKPAIEAFRLSLLGQPDVPETHLHLAEALYLKGNTEGALERYYAAVEWDHDYIEAWTQLGCLHNELGDPEAALQAFEIALQVHPDYPDAHLHTAEVLHQLNRVEEAVPHWKIYLEFDEMGPWADMARQRLEEFEDDDEDLTFP; the protein is encoded by the coding sequence ATGGCTGAGACAGAAGAAGAACAACCTGATCAACTGCTGCAGGGCTCGCCGGCGCTGCAGGGAGAACGCGTGGTTTTTACCGGTACGCTCGCCTCCATGACACACCATAAGGCGTGGGAGTTCGTCGAGCAGCACGGCGGTCAGGCGGCCCAGCATGTGAGCCGTCAGACGACGCTGCTGGTGGTGGGTGAAGAAGGCTGGCCGCTGGAAGCAGATGGTTCGCCTTCCGTCAATCTGAGCCAGGCGCAGGAACTGATTCAGGAAGGGACGCCGATTCGGATCATTAAAGAATCGGACTGGCTGGCGCTGATTGAGCTCCGCGATCCCGGCGTGAATATGGATCAGCTTTACACGCCCGCGATGCTGACGCAGATGCTGAATATTCCGGTGGGGACCATCCGCAGATGGGAACGCCAGGGACTGATCAAGCCGGTGCGGAAGATTTTCCGACTGCCCTACTTTTCCTTCCAGGAAGTCGCGAGTGTGCGGAGACTGTCGCAGCTGCTGGAATCGGGCGTGCATCCGCGGGAACTGGAAGAAAGCCTGCAACACCTAGGGAAGGTCTTCAACGAGATCGATGCCCCGCTCTCGCAGCTGACGCTGCTTTCACAGGACGCCCAGCTGCTGCTGAAAGATGAGCGGGGTCTGATCGATCCGAAACAGGGACAGCGGGTGTTTGACTTTGGTACGGAAGAGACCGAAGTTCCCGAGCTGGCGGGCGAAGAGGAGTTCGAGGGGACGATTGAGTTCACCGAGCACCTGAAGACGCCCGAAGTGAAGGATCGGAGTGCGGAAGAATGGTTTCAGGAGGGCTGCCAGTACCTGGACGCGGGAGAAGCGAAGCCTGCGATCGAGGCGTTCCGACTGTCACTGCTGGGGCAACCCGATGTGCCGGAAACGCATCTGCATCTGGCCGAGGCGCTCTATCTGAAGGGAAATACGGAGGGCGCGCTCGAGCGATATTACGCGGCGGTGGAATGGGATCACGATTACATCGAAGCGTGGACTCAGCTGGGTTGTCTGCATAACGAGCTGGGCGATCCCGAAGCGGCGCTGCAGGCGTTTGAGATCGCGCTGCAGGTTCACCCCGACTATCCCGATGCGCATCTGCATACTGCGGAAGTGTTGCACCAGTTGAACCGCGTGGAAGAGGCGGTGCCCCACTGGAAGATTTATCTCGAATTCGACGAAATGGGCCCCTGGGCGGATATGGCCCGGCAGCGGCTGGAGGAATTCGAAGACGACGATGAGGACCTGACGTTCCCCTGA